Below is a window of bacterium DNA.
ATTGCGATGGTGAGGACATACTCCAGAATGTGCGTCAACTCCCATTACCTGGAATGCAATGAACTTCAGCAAAATTGTGTAGAGGAGGGAAATCAGAATGGATGGAATGAATGTCGCGCAGAACTTGCTTGACTCTATCCTGCTTTTTGGGAATCAGCAGGGCGCCAGAGACTACTTCTTGATGGCAAATGAATACCCCATCTTCCAAATAGGCAGTGAGTCACGGACCTTTCCTGGCGAAACACCCAAGATTACGCCTGATCATCTGAAAGCCATTGTGGAAGAGACGATCGGCAAAAGCGCACTGTTAAAAGAAAATTTACAGAAGAAACTCTACACAGAATTTTCACATGTTGTACAAGGGGTCGGTCGATACAGATTTCATGTGGGTTACCAGCGCTCGCACTTTGACATCTCTATTCGGCGACTCCTGGATGAAGTCCCGAGTTTCGAAGAATTGAATTTGCCCGGTGATGAAATCAAGGATCTGGCCGAACTGCACAACGGCCTGGTGCTGATCTCAGGCGCGGCGGATAACGGAAAGAGTACGACTCTTGCTGCTCTCGTGGATCATATCAATCAGACAAAACCAGGAAGACGAATCACTATCGTTGAATCCCCCCGAGAGTTCTTCTTCCGGAACAAGCAGTGTTATATCAAGCAAAAGGAAATTGGACGCGACACTATCTCTTACAACGATGCGGGCCGGTCGGCACGGCGAGAGAATACAAACGTTTTGGTTTTCGGCGAAATTTTCAGCGAAGACGCACCCTCCATCCGCGCGGCTATTCAAGCTTCAAACTCTGCCCTGGTTTTCGCAACGATGCATGCCAATAGCGCAAGCGCAGCGATTAATGGACTGATTTACAGCCTTCCTGATGTCGAACGGGAGGAATCGCGGTTGACTCTTTCACAACTTTTGCGCGCCGTCATCTACCAGATTCTCGTTAAGACGTATGATGAAACACTATGGCCCTGCCTGGAAATTCTTCGCAACAATTACATGGTGTCTTCGCTTATCCGAAATAAAGAATGCACTGATGATGGAAAGCCCTTCAAAATAGATGAATATCTCTTTCGCAACGGCCGCGCTGAGGGAATGAAAAGTTTGTTTCACGCCCTGAAGGATCTTGCGGAGTGGGGAATCATTCCACCCGAAGAAGCCATCAAGTATGCAAGAGAAAAACGGGATATGGAGCTCATCTTACTTCACGGCCATTTCAGCGGGATTACGGAAGAAGTTTCGTAGCTAGATTTGTATAACAGTCGTCACGGACTCGGCGAAATATTTTCTTGATTTCAACTCAGTCGATCTGATCAAAAATAATCCCTTCAAATGGTTTGAGATCACGCGGCTGTCCCCAAGAGGAATAGCAGGTTAGGATACCGGAAGCAAGCGCTCGGGAAAAGTAGTGAAAGACCGAGCTTCCGTTTTTATCTCCTTCAGCAAACCTTCTTCTAAGCCCTGGCGGCATTCTAATGAGGGTTCCATCTTTGTACCATTTTCCGTCGATTTGTATGAAGCTATCTTTTCCGAACTTTTCGACCGATGTTTGAGTGACGAGCCGCTTGTTCGCTGCAAAGCTCATAAGATCACTATTGGCCTGAAGAAATAGTACAACTTCGCCTGCAATCAGATCGGCGAGCTGGAGACCGGCTTCTTCGTCCGAAGGTCGATCTGAACTGATGCCCCGGAAATTGTCGTCAAGATATGTACCGAAGCCGCCTGGTGCTTGAAACTTAAGATTCTGAAAGACGGACATATATTCTTCAACGCTCGCGCGAACCGCTTTGTCTTCCCTTTTCTCCCGTGGATCATAAATAACCTGAAAGGAGCTATTTAATGACTTTAGAGTGTTGGCGATTGCACCGACAGGCAGATTCAACAGGCGAGCAATAACCCCAGACTGGCCGGGACCTCTGCTTAGCTGCTTCAATGCCTTAACGGCGCTTGGATACAAAACAGTCAAATAGTCATTCGGTATCTCGTCCGCCCTACCGAGCAGATCTGTCCGAATTTCTTCGAGTATATAAGATCGTACTGGCGTGAAAAATCCACCGACAAATAACCCCCGCGGCAGAAGCATGTTCCGCAAAGTAACGATCAGTTGCCTCCGAAGTTTTAAGCTTGCGCGTTTGAAACTGGAATGTTTGAATTCTTTGAAATCCTCAAATGCGGATTGACCTGAGTTCACATGGAATTCCTGAAAAATCCTTTTTATCTCGTCTTTGACTTCAAGGTATTGATCTTCGGGAAGGCAGGCAGCTGAATGACAAAAATATCCCGCTTCAGCCGACATAGTGTCATCGAAGAACATGAGCGTCGATTCATCAACAAAAACGAGATAGTGCTTTCCGACATATGTATCCAAAACGTGCTGCATTGGCGACCTGCCGTAGGGCGGATTCCTTGGTGCAAGTTGATCCTTCAATGGCTCCTAGCGTGTCTCAGCAAAATCTAGCAGACTGTGACCCGAATTGCATCGTCGAGGCAGGTGGAGAAAAGGAGTATGCGGTTCGGCGGCGCCGCAGCAGTCAGTTTTTTTTCTCTACGGATTTTCTTCCTCTATATGTATGTATGAAAAAACGACAGGCTGTCGTTTCCGACAGCTAGACGTTCCGGATTCTTGGCCTTACATCCCACCACCACCGCCACCACCAATCCACGATAATTCCGCCATGTGAGAAGCAAGGCGTATGGGTGTACCCGCAAAATCTTAGCTCTCGAGATCCCGATCTCAAACACAGGTCGTTTATTTTCAACAAGTTGCATCCCGCCACCCCCCTCCCAGCAACATATACCCGCAAAGCATGAGGAAAGGGACGCGGGACCGCTTGCACAGGCCTGACGGCCTCCGCTGCGCGGCCCCGCTCGTGGTAACTCGGGGTGAGGAGCTTTGTAGAAACCTGTGGTGGTAAGGCGATGAACGAGCTGCGGGGGTTTGTGTCTGCAATATGAGTGGAGGAGTGTAATGCCTAAGACGGTAACGACAAAGTGCACAAGAACGTGGGAGTCGGTTTTTGGCGGTGTTGCGGATGTGGTTGGTGCTGGTTGACGGGTTGATGGCCGAAGCCTGAATTGAGCGATACACCTTTTTGGAGATGCGGGTTTTTGTTTTCAAGTTTCTGAGTTTGAAAAAGGAGGTAGATAACCCATGGGTGACCAACGAAAGAGTGTTCGGATTTTTACCGATGGTGCTTGCTCAGGCAATCCTGGACCGGGTGGTTGGTGCGCTGTCTTGCTTTACCGCGTTGAAGACGGAGAGAAGCAAAAGGTGCTTTGCGGCGGTGCTCCTGACACTACGAATAACCGAATGGAGTTAACTGCCCTTCTTGAGGGTTTGCGGGCCTTGAAAAAGCCGTGTGATGTTACGGTTCTTACCGATTCTCAGAACATTATTGGATGGTTAAGTTCCCCATGGAGTCGGAAAAATGCAGAAATTGCGCGGCTGCTGAATGAGATTGAGAAGGTTGTCCAACTTGGGGACCACAAGCTCGAATTCGTTAAAGTCAGAGCACACTCCGGTGACCCCATCAACGAACACTGTGACCGCATTGCCAAATCGATCGCGCGCAACGGTGGAAAACCATTAGCGGCATAGCGAAGAAAAGTGAGAGGTTATTCGTAAGCCGGCATGTATGGTTTTCGTTTTAAAGATTCTTGAATTGATATTGATTCATCCGGGTGACCTACTGGCTGGACAGCGAGCAAGGAAGACAACTCATCCTGATGAACCTCCTTAGAAGTTCGATGGTCTTTCAGGGACGACTTGGAAATGTTGCCCTGAATGACCAGCCTTTTTCCCTGCAAAATTTTTAACCATTCTCAGAAAGGAGAGCGAGTATGAAGTCACTGAACAGAGTTCAAGAGTTGGGCCATGTGGCCGCAGATCCCGTGATTCGTTTCCTACCTTCGGGAACGCAAACGGCAAACTTCACCGTTGCCACAAACAAGCGGTGGAGAGACAAACAGTCTGGTGAGTTGAAGGAAAGCACGACCTACATCCGCAACGTTGCGTTCGGCCCATTGGCTGAGGTTGCGGGCAAGTATGTCAAGAAAGGAAGCCATGTGATGGTTGAAGGAGAAATCCAGAACCGCGACTATACCGGCCAAGACGGTGTCAAGCGGTACGTCACAGAGGTTCGTATTTCCCAGATCATTTTGCTGGACAAAAAGAACGGCAATGGTTCTGAAGACGCAGCTGGCGAGAACGGAGCCGAGGCTGCGGCGGAGCAGAGCGGATCTGATGAGGACATCCCGTTCTGAGAAAAGCGCCGCGGACTTTGGGGCCTGGGAAAGAGATTTTCTGGGCCCGCACGGTTCTTGATCCGAATGAATACAGCAAAGAAACGGAGGTCAGCATGAGCATCCAGGATATCCGAAGAGCCGGAATTTCAACGTTCCGCATGGCTGAGAAGTGCCCGCAATTTTTCGCGAAGTGGAAAGAAAAACACCGTTTCGAGCGATCGGCAAAGGAAATCAATTTCAGCAGATGGGTGAAAAACGAAGCCAATCGTTTCAGGAGAGCGTCATAAGGGCTCACTCGTGTTCTGCCAGGTAATAAGGAGCAACAGATGGCACACATTTACGTTAAGGGCAATCTTGGAACGGATCCGGAGGTGAGAGTTTCTGATAAAGGAGAGTTTGTCACTTTTCCTCTATATGAAAATGATTTCAGGCGTAGCCAACAGAAACGCGCAACACAGTATCAGGTCGCAGTTTACAGCAGTCTGAAAGACTACTGTCTCAAATACTTGACCAGTGGCTGCAGAGTTTTTGTTGGAGGTAAGTTCCGCGCAAAGAAGGCAGAAAATGGTGCCACATTTCTGCACATCACGCTGGAGGAAGTTGAGCTATTGAAGCGGCCAAACAGATCAAGTGCCGAAGCAAGGGCGTAGCCTATGCCTGCCAGGCATTGCTGGTATTGCAAGACCCCATTCCATTTTTTCGAATTCCTGCACAGAAGATGCGTATTTTGCAGAACGCTGATTTGCGATACGTGCGGACGGTGTTTTTGCGATCTCGAAAGATGGAAGAAGGAAAAGACGAGGAAGGAGCGGCGATTTCGAGCCAATGAGCGGCCTTACTGATCTCTCCCTCTAAGCGGTTCACAGTTTTCGTTTCCAAATCACAAAGCAATCGAAGGAGGATTCGATGGAGAATGACAAGTCGAAATACGTGTATCTTGTCGGCACAAAAGATGGCGCTCCCTATGTGGAAGCTTATCTGGGAAACGGCACAGTCACAGCCTCATTGCGTGAGGTTTGTAAGCTGAAAAAGTATGGCAAGTGGTCTTCGAATCTAGAGGGACAGCCATTTCGGGAATTTCCACGTCCAGCAATCTGCGACTTTGTGGCGAATGTTGAGCCACCGATCGTCATGGACAACCGCACTTTAAGCGCGGAGGAAATGGCCAAGATCATCCGGGAAGCTAACGGCGTTCGGTGGTTCCTCTTGATCCGCTGAGGAGGCATCAGATGAAGGAACGCAAAATGATCGAAATCCACCAGGAGATCAGTTCCCATTTGAATGATGCGGCAATAGTGCAGCTGCTGAAAAGAGATGCACCGCTGCTACTGGAATACATGCGTTTATGGCAGAGGGATCTTGGCGACATAATTCTAGCAAGCACGAAGATTTCACTTTTCAAAAAGGTCGTGGTGCGAGTTGTCAAAGCATTTGGGTTTGGTGACCAGGTTCCGGGCGAGATCCTTTTGGCACTGGTAGCCGGAAACTGCGGTTCCTCAACTGAAGCCCAGTGCGATAGTCACTCTTCCGAGCCATGCAGCAACCGCATCAAGAAATTCGAGATGCGAAGACCGGATCTGCCAAAACAGGAAATCGGAAAGCAGTTTCGGCACTCCTTCAGAAGGCCCAGTCCAAGTTCTGGCTAGATCATTGGAAATGTAGAGGAAAGTATGATTCCTGCTTATACGTTCACGGAACTTGTAGCTCACGCCGGTCATCAGATCCAGATTAGTGCGTCTGGAGAACCTGCAAACCATGTGGCAATCAGATGCACAACCTGCAACGTTACGATCGTGGAATCCAACGCTGAAGAAAAGAGACCGCATGCCGCGGAAATCATCGCCGTTGTCGAAGGCGGATTGCTGCAGGACGTTTACTGCACCCTACCGGCCAAAGTGACGCGAATAGACATTGATCACGGTGCTGATGAGCTTTGTCTCGTTGGACAATTCGAAGCCTCAGCGATTGAGGAGTTCGATCTGGAGGATGATATTTATCCGTCGTTTGCGGCCAACGTGGTGGAACGATTCGGCGAGGCAGAGTTGAATCGGCTCAACGCTTTAACCGAAATCGAGATACGGGAGCGGACATGAGGCCTGGAAAAGCGCAGAAGTGATATCGGTCAGCTACCTTCCTCAAAACCAGAAGTATGTTCCGTTTATCCGAATTGCCGGAGAGTGGCTGCTGTCGTTCGGCTTCGGACGTGAAGATAAAGTGCTTATAAAGGCTGAAAACGAACGCATCGTCATTGAAAAAGTAAAGCCTCAGATTTAGAAATCTCCTGAACTTCCTTTTAAATCCCCGCCCCCAAATTCTGTGCCACATGTTGCTTCCCCTTTGGAGGAACATCAGGACCGGTATCTTGTTCCTGTATGACTACACGCCGAGAGCCGGATTAATGAGAGGTCTCGTTGAGGGCTACAATAGCCTCCCTTACAACTTCAAGACTTATGGTTCGCGCATGCGGGAGATGCATTATGCGGTGTCTGCCGTAAAAGACATCACAGAATGCGACCTTGCCGTGGGAATACCTGGCTCAACGAACACACTCAACAATGTTCAGAGAATCTGCGATCCTTGTTTTCGGTTTCTTCCACTTTGGAGCCGGCCAAGGAAGCACAAAGGCAAGGTTGATTTGAGTCAAGAAAATCAGCGCGTACAGATCGAAGCACGATTTCCGATCGGAGCGCACAAAATACTTCTGGTTGATGATATCGCATCGACGGGTTCCACGATGAGCACTTATGAGGCGATTCTCCGGAGCTACGGAATATGCAACATCGAAAAGTTTTCAATCGCGCACAAGCCGGGCGTTAAACAGTTGGTTGCCGAATTAAAGACCAAGGAGAGTCTATTCAAAATCGGAATAAAAGAGAGATGATTCATGACAAAAGAAGAGAAAGCCGATCTCGCGCTAAAAGTTTTTGACACTGCATATAATGAGACGGAAACGTTTCGCGAAGAAAATATGGGGGCAGATCTTGCCTATCTGATGGGAGCAATTCTCGACACCGGTGAAGTGTCGTATGTCGATTGGTCCAGCGAAGTATACGGAGAAGAACCTCCGGCACTCCTTGAAATCTTGAAGAGAAGTTTTTCAGAAGACTCCACACTCTGGAATTTCATCCTCCTTGATGATGCAAATTCTCACAAGACAGGAGAAAAGAAAAATCTCAAAAAGCGATAATTCTTCACACAAACCTTTGCGTCAGGGTATGCCTTTGACGAAGCACAAATCTTCATTTAGTCTGTCCATGTGAAAATGCCTCGCATAAAGATGGGTACTGTCTTGATGGCATTCTTG
It encodes the following:
- the tadA gene encoding Flp pilus assembly complex ATPase component TadA, with translation MDGMNVAQNLLDSILLFGNQQGARDYFLMANEYPIFQIGSESRTFPGETPKITPDHLKAIVEETIGKSALLKENLQKKLYTEFSHVVQGVGRYRFHVGYQRSHFDISIRRLLDEVPSFEELNLPGDEIKDLAELHNGLVLISGAADNGKSTTLAALVDHINQTKPGRRITIVESPREFFFRNKQCYIKQKEIGRDTISYNDAGRSARRENTNVLVFGEIFSEDAPSIRAAIQASNSALVFATMHANSASAAINGLIYSLPDVEREESRLTLSQLLRAVIYQILVKTYDETLWPCLEILRNNYMVSSLIRNKECTDDGKPFKIDEYLFRNGRAEGMKSLFHALKDLAEWGIIPPEEAIKYAREKRDMELILLHGHFSGITEEVS
- a CDS encoding reverse transcriptase-like protein, whose amino-acid sequence is MGDQRKSVRIFTDGACSGNPGPGGWCAVLLYRVEDGEKQKVLCGGAPDTTNNRMELTALLEGLRALKKPCDVTVLTDSQNIIGWLSSPWSRKNAEIARLLNEIEKVVQLGDHKLEFVKVRAHSGDPINEHCDRIAKSIARNGGKPLAA
- the ssb gene encoding single-stranded DNA-binding protein; its protein translation is MKSLNRVQELGHVAADPVIRFLPSGTQTANFTVATNKRWRDKQSGELKESTTYIRNVAFGPLAEVAGKYVKKGSHVMVEGEIQNRDYTGQDGVKRYVTEVRISQIILLDKKNGNGSEDAAGENGAEAAAEQSGSDEDIPF
- a CDS encoding single-stranded DNA-binding protein, translating into MAHIYVKGNLGTDPEVRVSDKGEFVTFPLYENDFRRSQQKRATQYQVAVYSSLKDYCLKYLTSGCRVFVGGKFRAKKAENGATFLHITLEEVELLKRPNRSSAEARA
- a CDS encoding type I toxin-antitoxin system SymE family toxin translates to MISVSYLPQNQKYVPFIRIAGEWLLSFGFGREDKVLIKAENERIVIEKVKPQI